The following are encoded together in the Mesoterricola sediminis genome:
- a CDS encoding PTS fructose transporter subunit IIB, whose protein sequence is MNILAITACPTGIAHTYMAAEQLERTGKQLGHTIKVETQGAMGLENRLTEEDIAHADALILAADIAVEGRDRFAALTRVVEVPVQAAIRNPAEIFARLEA, encoded by the coding sequence ATGAACATCCTCGCCATCACCGCCTGCCCCACCGGCATCGCCCACACGTACATGGCGGCCGAGCAATTGGAACGCACCGGCAAGCAGCTGGGCCACACCATCAAGGTGGAGACCCAGGGGGCCATGGGCCTGGAGAACCGCCTGACCGAGGAGGACATCGCCCACGCCGACGCCCTCATCCTGGCCGCCGACATCGCCGTGGAAGGCCGGGACCGCTTCGCCGCCCTCACCCGGGTGGTGGAGGTGCCCGTCCAAGCGGCCATCCGCAATCCCGCGGAGATCTTCGCGCGCCTGGAAGCCTGA
- a CDS encoding transporter substrate-binding domain-containing protein yields MPSPPAPRPRGTPFRGLAAAALALLALAGPPGRAQVQERSALGLTPEEWTFVAGRKIRIAVDAARPPFEYVDERGRYAGLCADYMRSAARTLGLDLEIVPGLPAGEAVARAEAGEIDVIPKITPTPERGRSILFTAPYVTFPSVIVTRADFREVAGLDDLDGLRVGVVKGLVVEEVLRRDRPRLPLEEAPNVKEGLLRLSTGQLDAFIDNLGTVSHGIDTLGLTNLRIAARTPYGHDLAFGVRRDMPLLRSALDKALAGMPASERNAIKRRWVPVLDRAGLDWRALAPYAAAVVALLAGILAWNRHLKGVVRERERIQAELREHAARLEAQARLKAQVAQVSASLQAARTRTDLAEAFLGQAAPLLGAQYGVFHVLDGPEVLTPVATYGGAGVEWELGPVALGQGLVGQCALAGAPVELDDPGGIPLRLAAGWGTLAPRRLRFEPIRSKDRTLGVLTLAFLGAFPPERRDLLAELLPMLALNLEILAGHLETARLLEAARTQTRDLDTRLDALARLAGAAQDRDARLALLQGGIDALRVRCAAPPHQG; encoded by the coding sequence ATGCCCAGTCCTCCAGCCCCACGCCCACGCGGGACGCCGTTCCGGGGTCTCGCCGCGGCCGCGCTGGCCCTCCTCGCCCTCGCGGGCCCGCCGGGGCGGGCCCAGGTCCAGGAGCGGTCCGCCCTCGGCCTGACCCCGGAGGAATGGACCTTCGTGGCCGGCCGGAAGATCCGCATCGCCGTGGACGCGGCCCGGCCGCCCTTCGAATACGTGGACGAGCGGGGACGCTACGCGGGCCTCTGCGCCGACTACATGCGGTCCGCGGCGAGGACCCTGGGCCTCGACCTGGAGATCGTCCCGGGGCTGCCCGCGGGCGAGGCCGTCGCCAGGGCCGAGGCGGGCGAGATCGATGTGATCCCCAAGATCACGCCCACCCCCGAGCGCGGCCGGTCCATCCTCTTCACGGCGCCCTACGTCACCTTCCCTTCCGTGATCGTGACCCGGGCCGACTTCCGGGAGGTGGCCGGCCTGGATGACCTGGACGGGCTCCGCGTGGGCGTCGTCAAGGGGCTCGTGGTGGAGGAGGTCCTCCGCCGCGACAGGCCGCGCCTGCCCCTGGAGGAGGCGCCCAACGTGAAGGAAGGGCTTCTCCGGCTCAGCACCGGGCAACTGGACGCCTTCATCGACAACCTGGGCACGGTCAGCCACGGCATCGACACCCTGGGCCTCACCAACCTCCGGATCGCCGCCCGGACCCCGTACGGCCACGACCTCGCCTTCGGGGTGCGCCGGGACATGCCCCTGCTCCGCTCCGCCCTGGACAAGGCCCTGGCCGGCATGCCCGCCTCGGAGCGGAACGCCATCAAGCGGCGCTGGGTGCCCGTGCTCGACCGCGCCGGCCTGGATTGGCGGGCCCTCGCGCCCTACGCCGCCGCGGTCGTCGCCCTCCTCGCGGGCATCCTGGCCTGGAACCGCCACCTCAAGGGGGTGGTCCGGGAACGGGAGCGCATCCAGGCCGAACTGCGGGAGCACGCCGCGCGCCTCGAGGCCCAGGCGCGCCTGAAGGCCCAGGTGGCCCAGGTGTCGGCCAGCCTCCAGGCCGCGCGCACCCGCACGGACCTGGCCGAGGCCTTCCTGGGCCAGGCGGCGCCCCTCCTGGGGGCCCAGTACGGGGTCTTCCACGTCCTGGACGGGCCGGAGGTCCTGACCCCGGTCGCCACCTACGGCGGGGCCGGCGTGGAATGGGAGCTCGGCCCGGTGGCCCTGGGCCAGGGCCTAGTGGGCCAGTGCGCCCTCGCGGGCGCCCCGGTGGAACTGGACGACCCCGGGGGCATCCCCCTGCGCCTCGCGGCCGGCTGGGGGACCCTCGCGCCGCGCCGCCTCAGGTTCGAGCCCATCCGCAGCAAGGACCGCACCCTCGGCGTGCTCACCCTGGCCTTTCTGGGGGCCTTCCCCCCGGAACGGCGGGACCTGCTCGCGGAACTCCTGCCCATGCTCGCCCTGAACCTGGAGATCCTCGCGGGGCACCTGGAGACGGCGCGGCTCCTGGAGGCGGCCCGGACCCAGACCCGGGACCTGGACACGCGCCTGGACGCCCTTGCCCGTCTGGCCGGGGCGGCCCAGGACCGGGATGCCCGGCTCGCCCTGCTCCAGGGGGGCATCGACGCCCTGCGGGTCCGCTGCGCGGCCCCGCCCCACCAAGGCTGA
- a CDS encoding alpha-mannosidase, with amino-acid sequence MRSAFRAAALTALGTLLAAAPPEAPDLAKERTLFLVNYSHLDTQWRWAYPLVVRRMLRDTLYDNFAIMEQKPEYLFNWTGAGRYQMFEEYYPEEYARLKGYVAKGQWWPSSNAWEECDVNVPSSESLFRQLLVGHRFFKRAFGTESYDFMLPDCFGFPASLPSILAHAGLKGFSTQKLTWGSAVGVPFNVGRWTGPDGNGIVAALNPGAYDARLTEPLGGPAWVARLDANGAKLGIKADMLYNGTGDEGGSPMPESMATVWASMASPGPVRIVMGRADQLFTSITPDQRKALPEYRGDLLLTEHSAGSITSQAFLKRLNRGDELLADAAEKASAAADLLGGCAWPKATLDKAWGLMLRNQFHDILPGTCLPKSYEYAWNDGILAARAFEGALHDGAAAVARGLDTRTGGIPLVVFNPLGIDREDVVEALLPAGLEGDGALEAVDGAGKATPAQRTVGVDGRPRVIFAAKVPAVGFAVYGLRPGKAPAQGLLKAGAGALENGRYRATLDAAGDLASLYDKEVGRELLAAPARLALQEEKPNRWPAWNMDWKDRRNPPRAYVGGAATVRVLEAGPVRVAVEVARETEGSRFVQVYRLAAGGAGSRLEVACAVDWKSSQASLKAAFPLASAAPRATYSWDLGTVERGNNDPKKYEVPTHGWMDLTDPTGAFGVTVLTGAKYGTDKPDDATLRLTLLYTPGVNRDYREQRWQDWGHHAFTYGLAGHAGDWRKGQAPWQALRQDQPLVAFQAPAHPGPLGKRLSLLATSSPQVAIQAIKRAEDGEGFVVRLQELEGRPAKHLVLQGAGAIQGADELDGLERPLRALAPAKGALALDFTPYQVRTVGLRLKAPAQVPAPAGTPLALPYGLQAFTTNDDRASGALDGPFTSLPAEMIGDTVTAGGVTFRMGPLGKGAKNALACDGQVLPLPAGTTRVHLLVAATGGDVKAAFTAGGAAATVTVPDWRGYLGSWDNRVFKGEVPDLTYSVDNDLERIDPAFLREGRPAWWASHHHAKGQDAIYEYGVLYAVSVEVPAGAPALALPKDARVKVFAATATAVDNAGLRPLSPLLPDLARDASFKARFGK; translated from the coding sequence ATGCGTTCCGCCTTCCGCGCCGCCGCCCTCACCGCCCTGGGCACCCTGCTCGCGGCCGCCCCCCCCGAGGCTCCCGACCTCGCCAAGGAGCGGACCCTCTTCCTCGTCAACTATTCCCACCTGGACACCCAGTGGCGGTGGGCCTACCCGCTCGTGGTCCGGCGCATGCTGAGGGACACCCTCTACGACAACTTCGCCATCATGGAGCAGAAGCCCGAGTACCTCTTCAACTGGACTGGCGCCGGACGCTACCAGATGTTCGAGGAGTACTATCCGGAGGAGTACGCCCGCCTCAAGGGCTACGTGGCCAAGGGCCAGTGGTGGCCCAGCAGCAACGCCTGGGAGGAGTGCGACGTGAACGTGCCGTCGTCCGAGTCCCTGTTCCGCCAGCTCCTCGTGGGCCACCGGTTCTTCAAGCGGGCCTTCGGCACCGAGAGCTACGATTTCATGCTGCCGGACTGCTTCGGGTTCCCGGCCTCCCTCCCCTCCATCCTGGCCCACGCCGGCCTGAAGGGCTTCTCCACCCAGAAGCTCACGTGGGGCTCCGCCGTGGGCGTGCCCTTCAACGTGGGCCGCTGGACCGGCCCCGACGGCAACGGGATCGTGGCCGCCCTCAACCCCGGCGCCTACGACGCCAGGCTCACCGAGCCCCTGGGAGGGCCGGCCTGGGTGGCCCGCCTCGACGCCAACGGCGCCAAGCTGGGCATCAAGGCCGACATGCTCTACAACGGCACCGGCGACGAGGGCGGCTCCCCCATGCCCGAGAGCATGGCCACCGTGTGGGCCTCCATGGCCAGCCCCGGCCCCGTGCGCATCGTCATGGGCCGCGCCGACCAGCTCTTCACCAGCATCACCCCCGACCAGCGCAAGGCCCTGCCCGAGTACCGGGGGGACCTGCTGCTCACGGAGCACTCCGCCGGATCCATCACCTCCCAGGCCTTCCTGAAGCGCCTGAACCGCGGGGACGAGCTCCTCGCCGACGCCGCGGAGAAGGCCAGCGCCGCCGCGGACCTCCTGGGCGGCTGCGCCTGGCCCAAGGCGACCCTGGACAAGGCCTGGGGCCTGATGCTCCGCAACCAGTTCCACGACATCCTGCCCGGGACCTGCCTGCCCAAGTCCTACGAATACGCCTGGAACGACGGCATCCTCGCGGCCCGCGCCTTCGAGGGCGCCCTCCACGACGGCGCCGCCGCCGTGGCCCGGGGCCTGGACACCCGCACCGGCGGGATCCCCCTCGTCGTCTTCAACCCCCTCGGCATCGACCGCGAGGACGTGGTGGAGGCCCTGCTCCCCGCCGGCCTCGAGGGCGACGGCGCCCTGGAGGCCGTGGACGGCGCCGGGAAGGCCACCCCCGCCCAGCGCACCGTCGGCGTGGACGGACGCCCCCGGGTCATCTTCGCCGCCAAGGTGCCCGCCGTGGGCTTCGCCGTCTACGGCCTGCGCCCCGGCAAGGCCCCCGCCCAGGGCCTCCTGAAGGCCGGCGCGGGCGCCCTCGAGAACGGCCGCTACCGGGCCACCCTGGACGCCGCCGGCGACCTGGCCAGCCTCTACGACAAGGAGGTGGGCCGGGAGCTCCTGGCCGCCCCCGCCCGCCTCGCGCTCCAGGAGGAGAAGCCCAACCGCTGGCCGGCCTGGAACATGGACTGGAAGGATCGCAGGAATCCGCCCCGCGCCTACGTGGGCGGCGCCGCCACCGTCCGCGTCCTGGAGGCCGGCCCCGTGCGGGTGGCCGTGGAAGTGGCCCGCGAGACCGAGGGTTCCCGCTTCGTCCAGGTCTACCGCCTCGCCGCCGGGGGCGCCGGCTCCCGCCTGGAGGTGGCCTGCGCCGTCGACTGGAAGTCCTCCCAGGCGAGCCTCAAGGCCGCCTTCCCCCTGGCCTCCGCCGCCCCCCGGGCCACGTACAGCTGGGACCTGGGCACCGTCGAGCGCGGAAACAACGACCCGAAGAAGTACGAGGTCCCCACCCACGGCTGGATGGACCTCACCGACCCCACCGGCGCCTTCGGCGTCACCGTGCTCACCGGCGCCAAGTACGGCACCGACAAGCCCGACGACGCGACCCTCCGCCTCACCCTCCTCTACACCCCCGGCGTGAACCGCGACTACCGCGAGCAGCGCTGGCAGGACTGGGGCCACCACGCCTTCACCTACGGCCTGGCCGGCCACGCCGGGGACTGGCGCAAGGGGCAGGCGCCCTGGCAGGCCCTCCGCCAGGACCAGCCCCTGGTGGCCTTCCAGGCTCCCGCCCATCCGGGCCCCCTGGGCAAGCGGCTCAGCCTCCTCGCCACCTCCTCGCCCCAGGTGGCCATCCAGGCCATCAAGCGCGCCGAGGACGGGGAGGGCTTCGTGGTCCGCCTCCAGGAACTGGAAGGCCGCCCTGCCAAGCACCTGGTCCTCCAGGGCGCCGGCGCCATCCAGGGCGCGGACGAACTGGACGGCCTCGAACGGCCCCTCCGGGCCCTGGCCCCCGCCAAGGGCGCCCTGGCCCTGGACTTCACCCCCTACCAGGTGCGGACCGTGGGCCTCCGCCTGAAGGCCCCGGCCCAGGTGCCGGCCCCCGCCGGCACGCCCCTGGCCCTGCCCTACGGCCTCCAGGCCTTCACCACCAACGACGACCGCGCTTCCGGGGCGCTGGACGGCCCCTTCACGAGCCTGCCCGCCGAGATGATCGGGGACACGGTGACCGCCGGCGGCGTGACCTTCCGCATGGGCCCCCTGGGCAAGGGCGCCAAGAACGCCCTGGCCTGCGACGGCCAGGTCCTGCCCCTCCCCGCGGGCACGACCCGGGTCCACCTCCTCGTGGCCGCCACCGGCGGCGACGTGAAGGCCGCCTTCACCGCCGGCGGCGCCGCGGCCACGGTGACCGTGCCCGACTGGCGCGGCTACCTGGGCTCCTGGGACAACCGCGTCTTCAAGGGGGAGGTCCCCGACCTGACCTACAGCGTCGACAACGACCTCGAGCGCATCGACCCGGCCTTCCTGCGGGAAGGCCGCCCCGCCTGGTGGGCCTCGCACCACCACGCCAAGGGGCAGGACGCCATCTACGAGTATGGCGTCCTCTACGCCGTGAGCGTCGAGGTGCCCGCGGGGGCCCCCGCCCTCGCCCTGCCGAAGGACGCGCGGGTGAAGGTGTTCGCGGCCACGGCCACGGCGGTGGACAACGCGGGCCTCAGGCCCCTCAGCCCGCTCCTCCCGGACCTGGCCCGGGACGCCTCGTTCAAGGCGCGCTTCGGCAAATAG
- a CDS encoding phosphoenolpyruvate--protein phosphotransferase: MTERRFAFPLAEGLHARPAAALGAWAQGRPLVWENTRNGRRAPLGSVLDLLATDTRPGDPCRLLAEDAEALADWDAFFAGPFRDTGPAPAGGAAPRVPRILARVPTPWWAALPVVDGLGEGPACFLPDARPAEPPAGDPPQARLAEALATLRTALDAEAAQADDPEIRAILQAHRALAEDDGWAGAMLRSADQGALAAVRLATEAACARLLASDQALLRARALDLQGLGERLAGILAPPAPDPAPDGILLAPDLTPTRLLGLDRSRLRGLVLGEGGAASHTAILARAFGIPCVALAPLPAGLAPGTPLLVEGRRGLLVQDAPPEVRAYLGREAEGRAFRQARREAAAGPVRTRDGHPLRLLANLACAEEAEGAFRAGAQGVGLLRTELLFLDRREAPSVAAQAEAYGRVLRAADGRPVVLRLLDAGGDKPLPFLPLPREANPFLGRRGVRWYPQHAGLVRAQVAAALGAGPGELRLMVPMVADPEELAWVRALVAEEAARLGRPAPPVGMMVEVPAAALNLRAFGAADFFSVGTNDLLQYLFAEDRNEPALARRDRAWHPAALRVLAGLVRDAAALGKEVSLCGELASDPRLLPLLAGLGFRSLSVAPAALPALAEAAARLELPACRTLADQALEADGPGAVEALLEAFVPAAPDLPLLDPDLVVLDEACATREEAIRLLVERLAATGRVPDADALEAAVWAREDTCATAIGHGLAVPHGHGPGAGGLALLRLRAPLDWGGSPVRLVLLLASAGAAEHLRAFARLARRLMDPAFREALETAPAPADAVTLLETLNP, translated from the coding sequence ATGACCGAACGCCGTTTCGCCTTCCCCCTGGCCGAGGGCCTGCACGCGCGTCCCGCGGCGGCCCTGGGCGCGTGGGCCCAGGGCCGTCCCCTCGTGTGGGAGAACACGCGCAACGGCCGCCGGGCGCCCCTCGGCAGCGTGCTGGACCTCCTGGCCACCGACACCCGACCGGGCGACCCCTGCCGCCTCCTCGCCGAGGACGCCGAGGCCCTGGCGGACTGGGATGCCTTCTTCGCCGGCCCCTTCCGCGACACCGGGCCGGCCCCCGCCGGTGGCGCCGCCCCCCGGGTGCCCCGGATCCTGGCCCGCGTCCCCACGCCCTGGTGGGCGGCCCTTCCGGTTGTCGACGGCCTGGGCGAGGGCCCGGCCTGTTTCCTGCCCGATGCCAGACCCGCCGAACCGCCGGCGGGGGATCCCCCTCAGGCCCGCCTCGCGGAGGCCCTGGCCACCCTCCGGACCGCCCTGGACGCGGAAGCCGCCCAGGCCGACGACCCCGAGATCCGGGCCATCCTCCAGGCCCACCGCGCCCTGGCCGAAGACGATGGCTGGGCTGGCGCCATGCTGCGGTCCGCGGACCAGGGCGCCCTGGCCGCCGTCCGCCTGGCCACAGAGGCGGCCTGCGCGCGCCTCCTCGCCTCCGACCAGGCCCTGCTGCGGGCGCGGGCCCTGGACCTCCAGGGCCTGGGGGAGCGCCTGGCCGGGATCCTGGCGCCCCCGGCGCCCGACCCCGCGCCCGATGGCATCCTCCTCGCCCCCGACCTCACCCCCACCCGCCTCCTGGGCCTGGACCGGAGCCGCCTGCGCGGCCTGGTGCTGGGCGAGGGGGGCGCCGCCTCCCACACGGCCATCCTCGCCCGGGCCTTCGGCATTCCCTGCGTGGCCCTGGCCCCGCTCCCCGCCGGCCTGGCCCCCGGCACCCCCCTCCTGGTGGAGGGGCGCCGGGGCCTCCTGGTCCAGGACGCGCCCCCCGAGGTGCGCGCCTACCTCGGCCGTGAGGCGGAGGGCCGGGCCTTCCGCCAGGCCCGCCGGGAGGCCGCCGCAGGTCCGGTCCGGACCCGGGACGGCCACCCCCTGCGGCTCCTGGCGAACCTGGCCTGCGCCGAGGAGGCCGAGGGGGCCTTCCGGGCCGGAGCCCAGGGCGTGGGCCTGCTGCGCACGGAACTGCTCTTCCTGGACCGCCGGGAGGCCCCCTCCGTGGCGGCCCAGGCCGAGGCCTACGGCCGGGTCCTGCGGGCGGCGGACGGCCGTCCCGTGGTCCTCCGCCTCCTGGACGCCGGAGGGGACAAGCCCCTCCCCTTCCTCCCCCTCCCCCGGGAGGCCAACCCCTTCCTGGGCCGCCGCGGCGTGCGGTGGTACCCCCAGCACGCCGGCCTCGTGCGGGCCCAGGTGGCCGCCGCCCTCGGCGCCGGCCCTGGCGAGCTCCGCCTCATGGTGCCCATGGTGGCCGATCCCGAGGAACTGGCCTGGGTGCGGGCCCTCGTGGCCGAGGAGGCGGCGCGGCTCGGGCGGCCCGCCCCGCCCGTGGGCATGATGGTCGAGGTCCCCGCGGCGGCCCTGAACCTGCGGGCCTTCGGCGCGGCGGACTTCTTCAGCGTCGGCACCAACGACCTCCTCCAGTACCTGTTCGCCGAGGACCGCAACGAGCCGGCCCTGGCGCGGCGGGACCGGGCCTGGCACCCCGCCGCCCTCCGGGTGCTGGCGGGCCTCGTCCGGGACGCGGCCGCCCTGGGCAAGGAGGTCTCCCTGTGCGGGGAACTGGCCTCGGACCCGCGCCTCCTGCCCCTGCTGGCCGGCCTGGGGTTCCGGTCCCTGAGCGTGGCGCCGGCGGCCCTGCCGGCCCTGGCCGAAGCCGCCGCCCGGCTCGAGCTCCCCGCCTGCCGGACCCTCGCGGACCAGGCCCTGGAGGCCGACGGTCCCGGCGCGGTGGAGGCCCTCCTGGAGGCCTTCGTCCCCGCGGCCCCGGACCTGCCCCTCCTCGACCCCGACCTGGTGGTCCTCGACGAGGCCTGCGCCACCCGGGAGGAGGCCATCCGGCTCCTCGTGGAGCGCCTCGCCGCCACCGGGCGCGTGCCCGACGCGGACGCCCTCGAGGCCGCCGTGTGGGCCCGGGAGGACACCTGCGCCACCGCCATCGGCCACGGCCTGGCGGTCCCCCACGGGCACGGGCCGGGCGCCGGAGGCCTCGCCCTGCTGCGCCTCCGGGCCCCCCTGGACTGGGGCGGCAGCCCCGTGCGCCTCGTGCTCCTCCTCGCCAGCGCCGGCGCCGCGGAGCACCTGCGGGCCTTCGCGCGGCTCGCGCGGCGCCTCATGGACCCCGCCTTCCGCGAGGCGCTGGAGACCGCCCCCGCTCCCGCCGACGCCGTCACCCTCCTCGAGACCCTGAATCCCTGA